A region of the Phaseolus vulgaris cultivar G19833 chromosome 11, P. vulgaris v2.0, whole genome shotgun sequence genome:
AAATGAGATAGCTTGTTTTAACATAATAACAAAAGATTCAACCCACTTCTGGCATTGCAGATATGGACATTTGGGCTTTAAAGTCCTGAACACTCTTGAGCAACAAAAAATGGTGAAGGGCATGCCACCACTCAAGTCCCCCTCCAAAATTTGTAAAGATTGTCTAGCGAGAAAACAACAAAGGGATCCATTTCCAAAAGAGAGCACATGGAGAGCTTCCCAAAACATACAATTGGTACATGCTGACATATGCGGCCCTATTACACCCAACTCCAACAGTAAAAAAAGGTACCTAATTACTTTCATTGATGATTATAGTCGTAAAACTTGGGTATATTTCTTAGTAGAAAAGTCagatgcttttgatactttcaGAAGCTTTAAAAGCCGTGTAGAGAAAGAAATAGGTACATTCATAAAATATCTGCGTACTCACAGGGGTGGTGAATTTACATCACAATTGACAACTGCGTATACGCCATAACAAAATGGGGTACTAGAAAGGAAAAACATAACTATCATGAACATGGTTCGCAACATGCTTTATGGGAAAAATATTCCAAGGACTTTTTGGCTTAAGGCAGTTAATTGTAGGGGTGACAAAGCTGGCCGACCCGCCCCGCATACAAAATGCGGGCTGGTTTTCATGACCCGCCCCACATGCAGGTTGACTCgctttttttttaacttagatGAGGAGTGGATGCAGTAGTGCGCAACAGTTACAGGCGAAGCCACGCGGAGTCGCAAGCAGAGCGAGCGGTGGCGCTGCAAAGGAGAGTGCGTCGTGTGTTGTGTGCATTTTTTAGAACAATGTAACTACGTTGTTATTTGAGTGAAAACCTAATTTTCTTTCACTCAAAGTTGTCACTCCTCTACTGGACCATTGTTATcaagttaattaatttttaattcttttttggCGGGCCAACCAGCCCCGCCCCACTATTGACCTGCGCGGGCCGCGGTTATGCGGAGCAGGCTAATGCGGGTCAGCGGGTTGAAAATGTTAGCTTGCCCCGCGTTTTTTACTGTGGGACGGGCCCCACTTTGCCACCCCTAGTTAATTGGGTTGTTCACATATTGAATTGATGCCCAACAGTTGcagttcaaaataaaactctagaAGAAGCTTGGAGTGGACTAAAGCCATCAGTTGAGTATTTTAGAAGTTTTGGGTGTCTGGCTCATGTTCACATACCTGACAGGAAAAAAACAAAGCTAGACAAAGTGCAGTAAAACAGAGAAAAAATGGAAAGGATCTATTTTATTGAATGAAAGGGATGGATTTTAAATAGCCTTACAACAACTAGAAATATGAAAAAAGTGCAACCTATGCAGCAATTGCAATAGACTACAATAAAAGTGGTAAAGGAATAGGTCATCCCTTAACACTAGGATTATTGACTAACCACATAAAACAAAACAGctttataaaaaacaaatatgtttAACATCTTCTCTTAAACTGAATGTTTCTAGCAATCAGTTTACTTTTGGTGACGAACACACTTCTAGCAGGTTGCGCAGCTTCACAAAAATGTCAAGTTTTAAAGGCTTTGTCATCACATCTGTGATTTGTTCTTGAGTGTTGCAGTGAACCAGTTGTACATCAATATGTTTACTACGTCAATGCATCACAGGATTCTTAGCGAGCTTAATTATTGAGTTGTTGTCACAATAAACAATTGTAGAATTGTTTTGTACATGTCCAAGCTTCTCTAAAATCCTTCTCAACCAAACTACTTGACAAGCATATGCAGTTGCAATAATAAATTTTGCTTTTGTGGTAGACAATGATACTATGAGTTGTTTTGTACCAGAACTCAATAAAAATAGATACCCTGAAGTACTCTTCCTATCATCCAAGTCTTCTGCATAGTTACTATTTATGTAGGCCACTAGTTCTTCATTTCCTCCCTTCTTGTAGAAGACTGCATGGTCAACTGTCCCTTTTAAGTATCTTAAAATCTTCTTAGTTGCTTGTAAATGTAACTTAGTGGGATGCTCCATGTACCTACTGATGAGACTAACGACAAACATAACATCTGGTCGTGTAGCAGTTATGTACACGAGACTTCCCATAATCTGCTTGTAGTAAGTGCTATCAATTTTCATGCCATTTTCATCCTTTTGAAGATTTTCTCCAAGAATGAATGGATTATATACCAGACTACTTTTCTCCATTATGAATTTCTCCAACACATTCATCGCATACCTTTTCTACTAATGAATATACCATCAGTTTTTTGCATCACTTCAACACCAAGAAAAATACTTCATCTTTCCCAAATCAGTCATATTAAACTCAACCATCATAGACTTTTTGTATTAAGCAAATATTGACTCATCATTGCCAATAAATAtaagatcatcaacatacaaACTTATAACTAGAAATGTATCGTTAGAACTTGTCTTGACAAACAGTGTGTTCATGAAGGAACCTTTCAAAGTCTTCTTTACAAAATATGACTCTATGCGACTGTACCAAGCCCGTGGAGCTTGTTTCAATCCATAAAGAGCTTTCATCAACTTATACACCCTATGCTCATTGCCCTTGATTTTATATCCACAAGGTTGTTCAATAAACATTTTTCATTGAGGAAACCATGTAAGAAAGCCGACTTCACATCCAATTGATAAATGGTCCATCCCTTTTAAGTTGCAAGTGCAAGCATTAGTTGAATTGTATCCGATCTTTCCACATGTGCAAAAACTTCATTGTAATTCACTCCGTGTTTTTTGAGCATACCTTTTTgccaccaaccttgccttgtgtCTATTTGTCCATTCTCATTAAGCTTTGATTTGTATACCCATTTCAATCCAATTTTCTTTCCTCCAACTGGTAAGTCTGTCAATTCCCATGTGTCATTCTTCTCTATTGATTCCATTTCCAAATTCATGGCATTTCTCCATTTTTCACTTTTCACAGCTTCTGCAAATGAAATTGGAGTAGAAGTTGCGAACATGGTCAGGTTGATCATGTCTTTTTCTTCAGAAAGTCATGCTCCACTTTCATAGTGCCTCATCCAAATCTGTTGTTGTCTAATTTTTTCTAGTTGAATCATGTGATCTCTCATCAGTTAACTCATCTGAAGTAGAGTTCACTGATTTTCCTTCTATTTCTTCATTGATGTTCGCTTCATCATTGACAACTTCATTTTGTTCATCTTCCCACTCTAGATTGTAATTATTTTCTCATGCATTTGATCCCAATCGCAGCTTCTATCTTCTTCAAATAGAACATCTCTACTCACGATGATCTTCTGTGAAACTGGATCATGCAACTTGTATGCCTTTGATTCGTCACTGATACCAAGCAGAACATAACTCATACTTTTGTTATCTAGCCTTGTTCTTTTGTTGTCAGGTATGTGAACATGAGCCAGACACCCAAAAGTTCTAAAATACCTAACTGATGGTTTTAGTCCACTCCAACCTTCTTCTCGAGTCTTATTTTTAACTACAATTGTTGGACATCGATTCAGTATGTGAATAGCCCAGTGAACTGCCTCAGACCAAAAAGTCCTTGGAATATTTTTCCCATAAAGCATGTTGCAAACCATGTTCATGATAGTTTTGTTTTTCCTCTTTGTTACCCCATTTTTGTTGTGGCGTATACACAACTGTCAATTGTCTACTTATACCATTCTCCTTACAAAAATCAGTAAAT
Encoded here:
- the LOC137833661 gene encoding uncharacterized mitochondrial protein AtMg00820-like, with product MINLTMFATSTPISFAEAVKSEKWRNAMNLEMESIEKNDTWELTDLPVGGKKIGLKWVYKSKLNENGQIDTRQGWWQKGMLKKHGVNYNEVFAHVERSDTIQLMLALAT
- the LOC137833645 gene encoding secreted RxLR effector protein 161-like: MNVLEKFIMEKSSLVYNPFILGENLQKDENGMKIDSTYYKQIMGSLVYITATRPDVMFVVSLISRYMEHPTKLHLQATKKILRYLKGTVDHAVFYKKGGNEELVAYINSNYAEDLDDRKSTSGYLFLLSSGTKQLIVSLSTTKAKFIIATAYACQVVWLRRILEKLGHVQNNSTIVYCDNNSIIKLAKNPVMH